GGAGCAAGCTGGAGGAAATCATGGGCAAGCCCGACGATGACACACCGAAGGAAGCCGAGGGTGCTGTTCCTCCTCCTGCCGATCAAAAAGCACCCGAAGTTCCACCAGTAAAGGATACCACTTTATCGCCGCAAAAACTTTCATATCGTGAAATGAACATGGCTTTTACACTTGAACCAGCACCAGGACTCCCTGGCAAGCAGATTGTCACTGCCGTTCACGTATATCACCCACAGGTCATCTCGATTGTCAAAGAAGATCGGAACGAGCTCGACAGCAAATCTGCCATTTTGCCCAAGACATCCTCCACATACTCTACCCGTACTGGCGCTATCACGAGCTATTTGGTCGACCCGTATCTGTATCTCTATTTCTATCAGGCACAGCAAAAGGAACCCGTTCAATTGGACGTGACAAAAGCAGAGGGGGTGTAATCATGCGACGCTATGAATCTAGCAAGTCGTCTATGGATGCGATTCAGGAAAAACCGAAAGCACCTGTCTCCAAGCCCATGCTCCAACCGAGCCAGATCCAAAGAAAGGCGAGTCACTCTTCCCACATCCTTTCGCTGCAAAAGACTCTTGGCAACCAGGCCATCCAGCGCATGTTATCGAATACTCCCCTGCAAAAATCGGAGAATCTCTCTTCCAGCAGCGGCCGCTCGCTCCCCGATTCCGTCCAAGCAAAAATGGAAAAGGCTTTTCACACTGATTTTTCAGATGTACAAATTCATCCAGAATCGTCTGTCGCCTCCCAAATCGGGGCTGTTGCCTTCGCCCAAGGGAATGACATTCACTTTGCTCCGGGGACGTATCAGCCAGAGACGCATAGCGGCCAACAGCTACTCGGTCATGAGCTGACACATGTGGTCCAGCAACGACAAGGACGGGTACAGGCGAACGTTCCTGATTCCAGCTTGCCCATCAATGATGATCCGGCTCTGGAAGCGGAAGCTGATCACTATGGGTCACTGGCAGCAGCAGGAACCATGACGGATGGTACAGGTACGGATGCTTCTGGTTCTGTATCATCCCCCATTATCCAAGGCACTTGGGATGAAGCTTTAAAAGATGCACGAAGAATGTGGGGTAAGCATGTGGATAAAACCAATGACTTGCATGACGGCACAGTCAGTGAACTTTTTGACAATGTTGACTACTTAACCTTCAATGACAAAGTGCGCTTCAGCTATAGTCTGCATTCCAAAATATCCGATATTTTTTCAGTTACAGGCGGGAACTATACAGAACTTGAAGAGGCACAGCGCCTTTTGGGAGAGGAAATCACGCCTTTTTTCGGTCAGGATAAGGACAATGATCCTGACATCGATTACAGCTATTGGGAGGAGCAAGAAAACGACAACGATGAGAGAGTCGACATGATGGACGAAGACGAGGAGAATTCAAATGTTTTACACGTGGAAAAACGCGTTGCAATGGAGATCAAGACGATCAGTTCCCATGATGATTTACAAATTAACGCACGTATTCACGAGGCGATTGGTCAATTGGATAAACGACGAGATACCGATCAATATGATGAATACGTCATCGTCATTCAAAAATATCATCCAGAAAATCCTTGGCCGTACACCAAAATGGAAAACCGGGCGGCTGCCGAACTAGGCGATCTCAAGCAAAGGGTTATTCAAAGATTGGGGAGCATGACCAATCTGCCCAACTATAATATCAAGGTTATATTCCGCGGCATCACCAGAGGTACACCCACAGGCGGAACCGGTGGTGTAAATCCTGCATTCATTATCCCGGAACACATCCGTTATTCGAATATGCCATCGTATTCGTTGGAGTGTTACTACTGGGGTGAAATCGGGGCAGGGTGGCTGGTAGATGATCCTGTTCGCGAATAACATGATAAAACGACAGCCACGCTAAATAAATGGCTGTCGTTTCACTTTTGACATTAGTACAATCGATTCGTATAGCTGTCTTGCAAGCCCTCTGCCACTTCTTTTGCCGTCACACCTGGAAGCTTCACATGATCCGCCAGCATTTGCGCGACATTAGGAGTGGTCCCCTCTGCCGGCCAGGTCTCTGGCTTCCATAGACCGGAGCGCATAAATGCCTTCGCACAGTGGACGAAGCACTCCTCTACCTTTACGCCGATCCCGAGCGTTGGCGCCTTCCCGTTTACCGCCATTTTCGCGAGTATTTCTTCATCGCGAATAATGCAAGCCTTGCCGTTCACGCGAAATGTCTCTTCTAGCGTAGGAATCAAAAAGATAAGCCCAATATGCGGGTTGACCAAAATATTCGTGATAGAGTCCATTCGCTTGTTTCCTGGGCGCTCAGGGATGACGAGATGGTGATCGTCGATGACATGCACAAAGCCAGGCGCATCTCCGCGTGGCGAAGCATCGCAATGGCCATCTTTGTCTGCTGTGGCAATGATGAGAAATGGCGCTTGGGCAATGTAATTGCGGCTATGGTTATCCAGCTGGGTTATCGCCTTGTTCTGTACGAGACGACTTGGCTCTCCTACCATTTCGCGCAGTTGCTGCTCTGACGTGATTACATTCCGGAATATTCCGAATCCTGACATGACTTCCCCCTCTTTCCTCTGCTTGTTCGAATCTGCCACCATCATACCATATTTGCCCATTCTCTTTTCATGATTATGGCAGGAGCAGGAAAGCTAACGGGGTAACAAACAGCAGTGTTAAGATCGTACGCTCTACCCAAATCACCAGAAGCTTTGGAATACTAATCGGAATCTCGGTAGACAAAATGCAAGGAATCGTCGCGGAAAAGAACAGGATGGAAGAAACTGAGACAACTGCAATGACAAACTTGGTGACCAGAGGCGCTTTTACCACTAATAGTGCGGGCAAAAACATTTCGGCAATTTCGATTGCTGACGCTTTTGCAGCCAGCATCGGCTCTGGAATTTGCAAGAGCCATGTAATCGGATAAAACAAGTAACCCAACCAGTCAAACAAAGGGGTAAATTCAGCCAGCACCAACCCGAGCAAACCGACCGACATAATGGACGGAAGAATACTCATGGTCATAATAAAGCCATCCCGCAAGTTCTCCCAAATGTTTCGTTTAAGCGGCAGTGCTTTTCCCGCCGCATCCATTGCTTCCGTCCACGCCTGGCGCAGCCGTTTTTCCTTGATTACTTTTTCAGGATCGCCGTTGTCCTGATAATACGCATCGCTCATGCTGGACAGCGGCCAAATACGCACCGTCACTGCGGTTACGAGAAACGTCACGACGAGCGACACCCAGAAGTAAAGATTCCAGTAATTCATCAAATCCAATGTTTTCGCGATGACGATCATAAATGTCGCAGAAACGGTGGAAAAGCCCGTTGCAATAATGGCTGCTTCTTTAATCGTATATTTGCCTTCTTTGAATACCCGGTTCGTGATCAAAAGACCGATCGAATAGCTTCCCACAAAGGAAGCCACCGCATCTACCGCAGAGCGGCCTGGTGTTTTCCAAATCGGGCGCATGATCGGTTGCACCAGTACCCCGATAAATTCCAAAAGGCCGTAGCCAACCAGCAACGCCAAGAACACGGAGCCGATCGGGACCACCATGCCTACGGGAATCACCAGCTTTTCAAAAAGAAATGGCCCCATATTCTTGTCCAGCAGCCATGCTGGACCCGCCTGAAAATAGATTAACAGAGCGATAGGCACACCCAGTACTTTTAGTGCAGAAAAGACGAGATTTAATTTGCTCTGCTTCCAACTGCCCGTTACAAACGGATAAATGGCCCCAAGCACAATCACAAGCAAGGCATATATCGGTATTACACCCGGCATGATTTGCCGAACCCATGTCACGATGTGATCGAGCATAATCGAGCTTGTGTCATTAACGGTAACTGGAATAAAAAAGACAAAAATACCAATGAGGCTAAAAACAAAAAACTTCCAAGCATGTGTGGTGGATACGGCTTGCTGATCAGGATGAGGTGCAAGATTGCTGTTCGAAATATTTCCCATACATGTCCCCCCATTTTAAAGACAAGCCGGTCTCCCCCACTTCTATCCGTTTTTCTTTTGCTCTCTTTCGTATTACGCCAGTCTGCCCCCAGCAACGACAATTGTTCCGTTTTTGATGACCGTGTTTACGTGATTAATCCCATACCGATATTGCAAGGTCATGAAATCAGGAACGTCAAAAATCGTGACATCTGCTTTTTTCCCAACCTCAAGGCTGCCGACTTCATGCGCGCAGCGGATTGCGTGAGCGGCATTGATGG
This genomic stretch from Brevibacillus brevis harbors:
- a CDS encoding pyridoxamine 5'-phosphate oxidase family protein; translation: MSGFGIFRNVITSEQQLREMVGEPSRLVQNKAITQLDNHSRNYIAQAPFLIIATADKDGHCDASPRGDAPGFVHVIDDHHLVIPERPGNKRMDSITNILVNPHIGLIFLIPTLEETFRVNGKACIIRDEEILAKMAVNGKAPTLGIGVKVEECFVHCAKAFMRSGLWKPETWPAEGTTPNVAQMLADHVKLPGVTAKEVAEGLQDSYTNRLY
- a CDS encoding DUF4157 domain-containing protein — its product is MRRYESSKSSMDAIQEKPKAPVSKPMLQPSQIQRKASHSSHILSLQKTLGNQAIQRMLSNTPLQKSENLSSSSGRSLPDSVQAKMEKAFHTDFSDVQIHPESSVASQIGAVAFAQGNDIHFAPGTYQPETHSGQQLLGHELTHVVQQRQGRVQANVPDSSLPINDDPALEAEADHYGSLAAAGTMTDGTGTDASGSVSSPIIQGTWDEALKDARRMWGKHVDKTNDLHDGTVSELFDNVDYLTFNDKVRFSYSLHSKISDIFSVTGGNYTELEEAQRLLGEEITPFFGQDKDNDPDIDYSYWEEQENDNDERVDMMDEDEENSNVLHVEKRVAMEIKTISSHDDLQINARIHEAIGQLDKRRDTDQYDEYVIVIQKYHPENPWPYTKMENRAAAELGDLKQRVIQRLGSMTNLPNYNIKVIFRGITRGTPTGGTGGVNPAFIIPEHIRYSNMPSYSLECYYWGEIGAGWLVDDPVRE
- a CDS encoding YjiH family protein, which produces MGNISNSNLAPHPDQQAVSTTHAWKFFVFSLIGIFVFFIPVTVNDTSSIMLDHIVTWVRQIMPGVIPIYALLVIVLGAIYPFVTGSWKQSKLNLVFSALKVLGVPIALLIYFQAGPAWLLDKNMGPFLFEKLVIPVGMVVPIGSVFLALLVGYGLLEFIGVLVQPIMRPIWKTPGRSAVDAVASFVGSYSIGLLITNRVFKEGKYTIKEAAIIATGFSTVSATFMIVIAKTLDLMNYWNLYFWVSLVVTFLVTAVTVRIWPLSSMSDAYYQDNGDPEKVIKEKRLRQAWTEAMDAAGKALPLKRNIWENLRDGFIMTMSILPSIMSVGLLGLVLAEFTPLFDWLGYLFYPITWLLQIPEPMLAAKASAIEIAEMFLPALLVVKAPLVTKFVIAVVSVSSILFFSATIPCILSTEIPISIPKLLVIWVERTILTLLFVTPLAFLLLP